One Gammaproteobacteria bacterium genomic window carries:
- a CDS encoding SufD family Fe-S cluster assembly protein, with translation GATIGQLDNNMLFYLQSRGIDAETARALLIFAFVDEIVKHVPFPSIRAHLEAQLVGRLPDADILRAFMSDEESSQ, from the coding sequence CGGTGCGACCATCGGCCAGCTGGACAACAACATGTTGTTCTATCTCCAGTCGCGCGGCATCGATGCCGAGACGGCGCGTGCCCTGCTGATCTTCGCCTTCGTGGACGAAATCGTGAAGCACGTGCCCTTCCCGTCCATTCGTGCCCACCTGGAAGCGCAGCTGGTCGGCCGCTTGCCGGATGCAGACATCCTGCGCGCCTTCATGAGCGACGAGGAGAGCAGCCAGTGA